A part of Paenibacillus sp. sptzw28 genomic DNA contains:
- a CDS encoding endospore germination permease — MKITGLQVFWMIFTMDLGMTLIMTLTPSIQAAKQDVWISIIVAGLIVLFVTFLVTKTTLLYPDQTLIEFCQTILGKWPGKVVVVVYLVQWYTILPIVLRQFNDVIHIMILPATPKWAVMLIMVILIAYAANSGGIVTIARCSEILGPLIILMIIVSLLGILNTIDLRNLLPVYADSGIKGIVKGALPPASYLGHSVEYLMLASFLYHPRKGAPYAYWGVITASFFVMLSMLMATATVGINLAPKMWYPFFEMSRKISLFGFIENFDPLLIVIWVASVFIKLALYLFITSYGTAQFLHIKNWRVLVWFVSPVVLAFSFFPKNVVEATSNYLLNYWIPVAFPVNMIGLPLLLLIVGTIKRRKTQASTP; from the coding sequence ATGAAAATAACCGGATTACAAGTGTTCTGGATGATCTTCACCATGGATCTGGGCATGACCCTGATCATGACGCTTACCCCAAGCATACAGGCAGCTAAACAAGATGTATGGATCTCTATTATCGTTGCCGGATTAATCGTTCTCTTTGTCACATTTCTTGTGACGAAGACCACGCTTCTCTACCCTGACCAGACTTTAATTGAGTTCTGCCAAACGATACTGGGAAAATGGCCCGGCAAGGTCGTGGTTGTTGTCTATCTGGTTCAATGGTATACGATCCTTCCAATCGTTCTCCGTCAATTTAATGACGTAATCCATATCATGATCCTCCCTGCGACGCCGAAGTGGGCGGTTATGTTGATAATGGTCATTCTGATTGCATATGCCGCCAATTCGGGAGGCATTGTCACGATCGCCCGCTGCAGTGAAATTCTCGGGCCTCTCATTATTCTGATGATCATCGTCTCTCTGCTGGGAATCCTCAACACTATAGACTTAAGGAATCTTCTGCCTGTCTACGCGGATAGCGGAATAAAGGGAATCGTAAAGGGGGCGCTCCCCCCCGCCTCCTATCTCGGACATTCAGTCGAATATCTTATGCTCGCATCGTTTTTATATCACCCGCGCAAAGGAGCACCTTATGCATATTGGGGAGTCATTACCGCCTCTTTCTTCGTCATGCTTTCCATGTTAATGGCCACTGCCACGGTAGGGATTAATTTGGCTCCAAAAATGTGGTATCCTTTTTTCGAAATGTCGAGAAAAATCTCTTTATTCGGTTTCATTGAAAATTTCGACCCGCTTTTGATCGTGATTTGGGTTGCCAGCGTGTTCATCAAATTGGCCCTTTATTTATTCATCACCAGCTATGGTACCGCCCAATTCCTGCACATCAAAAATTGGAGGGTTCTAGTCTGGTTTGTCTCTCCGGTTGTACTCGCATTTTCCTTTTTCCCCAAAAATGTTGTGGAGGCAACTTCAAATTATTTACTCAATTACTGGATACCCGTTGCGTTTCCTGTAAATATGATCGGTCTGCCATTGCTCCTGCTTATCGTGGGAACGATTAAACGGAGAAAAACCCAAGCCAGTACGCCTTAA
- a CDS encoding Ger(x)C family spore germination protein — translation MNLHRIVYRCMAFSLSLALLAGCWDRKETDDLALVMAGGLDLTEDGKLESTLQIALPTGIPGAIQSGGKAKRSVIVVSAEGKDSTSNLDRLQQQLSRRIFLGHRGVIVFGENFARHGFDQVLDTLMRGPESRYNSFIVTAYGATAKEILNTPYELEPIPAIGMNKIQSGHFSVGVKIDEFLHALASNGQAPVTAGIRIINKGSGNEIFVMDKAAVYNGIKLAGFLSGMDLKVFRMMIGDLDGMKLTTQLEPPKKEFNGIVSSQLLQVKAKIQTEMKGGAPAVTISVKVRARIISNNTRLDMSKPQSLNLLQKKYADDLKKAFAKTVKLAQTKYKADIFGIGRELHIQHPGAWNKLKNQWKTIYPKVPVQIKTEFEIERIGRTQAPAHLQK, via the coding sequence ATGAACCTACACCGGATTGTCTACAGGTGCATGGCATTTAGCCTCAGCCTTGCGCTGCTGGCAGGCTGTTGGGACCGTAAAGAAACGGATGACCTTGCTTTGGTAATGGCAGGCGGTCTTGATCTCACAGAGGACGGCAAGCTTGAAAGCACACTGCAAATTGCCCTCCCCACCGGTATCCCGGGCGCTATTCAATCCGGGGGAAAAGCCAAAAGGTCCGTCATTGTTGTCTCAGCTGAGGGGAAGGACAGCACAAGCAATCTGGATCGCCTGCAGCAGCAATTATCGCGGAGAATTTTTCTTGGTCACCGCGGCGTTATAGTATTCGGCGAGAATTTCGCCAGACACGGCTTCGACCAGGTACTCGATACATTAATGCGCGGACCGGAAAGCCGGTACAACAGCTTTATCGTGACCGCATATGGGGCGACGGCAAAAGAAATTTTAAACACTCCGTACGAGCTGGAGCCAATTCCGGCTATCGGTATGAACAAAATACAATCCGGCCACTTCAGCGTGGGCGTCAAAATTGATGAATTTCTACATGCGCTCGCTTCAAACGGACAAGCCCCGGTAACCGCCGGCATTCGAATCATCAATAAAGGCTCCGGCAACGAAATCTTCGTTATGGATAAGGCAGCGGTTTACAATGGGATTAAATTGGCAGGATTTCTCTCGGGAATGGATTTGAAGGTATTTCGCATGATGATAGGGGACCTGGACGGTATGAAGCTTACCACCCAATTGGAACCTCCCAAGAAAGAATTCAATGGAATCGTCAGTTCTCAGCTGTTACAAGTAAAAGCAAAAATACAGACTGAAATGAAGGGAGGGGCACCCGCGGTAACCATATCGGTCAAAGTCAGGGCCAGAATCATCTCAAACAACACCAGACTGGATATGAGCAAACCCCAGTCCCTCAACCTATTGCAAAAGAAGTATGCGGATGATTTAAAAAAAGCGTTTGCAAAAACGGTCAAGCTTGCGCAAACAAAATACAAAGCGGATATATTCGGTATTGGAAGGGAACTCCACATACAACATCCCGGCGCCTGGAATAAACTCAAGAATCAATGGAAAACGATTTATCCTAAAGTACCCGTTCAAATCAAAACTGAATTCGAAATCGAGCGGATTGGCAGAACTCAGGCACCTGCACATCTGCAGAAGTAA
- a CDS encoding spore germination protein, whose protein sequence is MPSKKGLPGQIEKKLSKFQYTNEQELFDKLSDNETALCEIFSYCSDLVVRELHIFGSVSCMAVYLDVMVDDTLWESGLLAPLMKKQTEELGSPEQVFEKLKYELASIVKPVIVSNLKETVQRIVNGEVVLFIESSKQAASFKLTDQLQRQLDEPSTEAVIRGPRIGFIEKLNINMALMRQRIKTPSLKMEKMSLGALSQTEVVLLYIENKAQPQVVEEVKKRLSRINTDGILESGYIEEFICDFPYSPFPTMQATERPDSVAGSLIEGKVALLIDGSPFALVMPITLWYGLQTVEDYYINFIFATMLRWLRYLFAYMALALPSIYVAVTTFHQEMIPTSLALSLASAREIVPFPAMVETLIMEVTFEALREAGVRLPRPVGQTISIVGALVIGQAAVQAGIISAPIIIIVSLTGIASFLIPHPGMSQAVSILRFPMVICAGTFGLYGVSAAMIALLIHLTNLSSFGVPYLSPLAPLNLSGLWDVLVRAPWQLLHKRQQLIQQKVEMEKE, encoded by the coding sequence ATGCCGTCAAAAAAAGGTCTTCCGGGACAAATCGAGAAAAAGCTGAGCAAATTTCAATATACAAACGAACAAGAATTGTTCGATAAATTGAGTGACAATGAAACGGCCTTATGTGAAATCTTTTCTTATTGCTCCGATCTTGTTGTACGAGAGCTTCACATATTCGGGTCGGTTTCCTGTATGGCGGTATATCTGGATGTGATGGTCGATGACACCTTGTGGGAATCCGGTTTGCTCGCTCCATTAATGAAAAAACAAACGGAAGAATTAGGAAGTCCAGAGCAGGTATTTGAGAAATTGAAATATGAGCTTGCTTCTATCGTAAAGCCTGTAATCGTATCTAATCTGAAAGAAACCGTTCAACGAATCGTGAATGGAGAAGTTGTTTTATTCATTGAATCTTCGAAACAAGCGGCGTCCTTCAAGCTTACAGACCAATTACAGCGCCAACTGGATGAACCGAGCACAGAGGCGGTTATTCGCGGACCCCGCATCGGGTTTATCGAGAAGCTCAATATCAATATGGCATTGATGCGTCAACGAATTAAAACACCTTCGCTGAAGATGGAAAAAATGAGCTTAGGAGCGCTCTCCCAGACTGAGGTCGTACTACTCTATATTGAGAACAAAGCGCAGCCGCAAGTGGTGGAGGAAGTAAAAAAACGATTGTCCAGAATCAATACAGACGGGATTTTAGAATCAGGTTACATCGAAGAGTTTATATGCGACTTCCCCTACTCGCCGTTCCCCACCATGCAGGCGACGGAGAGACCCGATTCGGTCGCGGGGTCACTAATCGAAGGAAAGGTTGCGCTTCTCATTGACGGTTCCCCTTTTGCGCTCGTTATGCCAATCACACTCTGGTATGGGCTGCAAACGGTGGAGGATTACTACATCAATTTCATATTCGCTACAATGCTGCGGTGGCTGAGGTATTTATTTGCCTATATGGCGCTGGCCCTGCCATCCATTTATGTAGCGGTTACAACCTTTCATCAGGAAATGATCCCCACGAGCCTGGCTCTTAGTCTCGCCTCAGCGCGGGAAATCGTTCCGTTTCCGGCCATGGTTGAGACATTGATAATGGAGGTTACCTTTGAAGCGCTCCGTGAGGCGGGAGTGCGGCTTCCCCGTCCGGTTGGCCAGACGATCAGCATCGTAGGCGCGCTTGTTATTGGACAAGCTGCGGTTCAGGCCGGAATCATATCAGCCCCCATTATCATTATCGTATCCTTGACGGGTATCGCATCCTTCCTCATTCCCCATCCGGGGATGAGCCAGGCGGTCAGTATTCTACGTTTCCCGATGGTGATTTGCGCCGGAACGTTCGGACTTTACGGAGTCAGCGCCGCCATGATCGCGCTCTTGATCCATCTGACCAACCTGAGCTCCTTCGGCGTGCCTTATTTGAGTCCGCTCGCGCCTCTCAACCTGTCCGGGCTATGGGATGTATTGGTCAGAGCACCATGGCAGTTGCTTCACAAACGACAGCAGCTTATTCAACAAAAAGTGGAGATGGAGAAGGAATGA
- a CDS encoding GMC family oxidoreductase N-terminal domain-containing protein, with translation MYDQDADVIVIGSGGGGAVAAKELAEKGLKVLVLEAGPFYGNKKWENPNSERGGEWSSSYEDLDVGIYKKIYNSYENNMNDVVSGVFRFGPSDRRRAPWHRIMKQKGDIWQVSGVGGTTQHYWSQSPRAFPAAVDGIWPISYRELIPYYEKAEATLPVQFSPTTPKEELFYYGAKKAGWDLIPTLNVVTPGYRPNPNAILRANEHLMDPNYSMEQLHEMEGCTLRGHCVNGCTTGPTVDKIAKRSTLVSYIPLALKTGNVAIRPNSFTIKILTDHDPQGGLRATGVRFRDTWTGEIGELTAKAVVLAAGCIESPRLWLNSELPYNGWVGRGLTNHCFDWVGGVFDEKDLMSIMGLPAVYPYMGHTSGARVDIPGTGIFQVSCLSPGLMSFLTYGFSEAGYDALNPPEPGAPWNIHGRVVGPQLKELMLDYSRTMTMLLLTDDEVRYSNRVEVDPLLKDENGPIPLIHYTPSPKTLQRRDKLARYAAETLQAAGAKKIIRSDLPFAFLLHLESTMRMGFVVDTNCEAYQVKRLFIADNSVHFNGIGGPNPTLTTQALATRTADILANKYFDQPIVTA, from the coding sequence TTGTATGATCAAGATGCAGACGTAATCGTTATCGGATCCGGCGGCGGCGGCGCGGTCGCAGCCAAGGAGCTGGCAGAGAAAGGTCTTAAAGTATTGGTGCTGGAGGCAGGTCCCTTTTACGGCAACAAAAAATGGGAGAACCCGAACAGCGAACGCGGCGGAGAGTGGAGCTCCAGTTACGAGGATTTGGATGTCGGCATTTATAAGAAAATCTATAATTCGTATGAGAACAATATGAACGATGTGGTCTCAGGCGTATTTCGCTTCGGGCCGTCCGATCGCCGCCGCGCCCCCTGGCACCGTATTATGAAGCAGAAGGGCGATATTTGGCAGGTTTCCGGAGTCGGGGGGACGACGCAGCATTACTGGTCTCAGTCGCCGCGCGCATTTCCTGCCGCAGTCGACGGTATTTGGCCGATCAGCTATCGGGAGCTCATCCCCTATTACGAGAAAGCCGAGGCTACATTACCCGTTCAGTTCTCGCCGACGACTCCCAAGGAAGAGCTTTTTTATTACGGTGCCAAGAAAGCCGGATGGGATCTGATCCCGACGCTCAATGTCGTTACACCGGGGTATCGCCCAAACCCTAATGCGATTCTTCGTGCTAACGAGCATCTGATGGATCCTAATTATTCGATGGAACAATTACACGAGATGGAAGGATGCACGCTTAGGGGACATTGTGTCAATGGCTGTACAACCGGCCCGACCGTCGATAAAATCGCCAAACGGAGCACGCTTGTCAGCTACATCCCTCTCGCTCTCAAGACCGGCAACGTTGCCATCCGCCCCAATTCCTTTACGATCAAAATATTGACGGATCATGATCCACAAGGGGGGCTTCGCGCAACCGGCGTGCGGTTCCGTGATACATGGACGGGAGAAATAGGCGAGCTTACAGCCAAGGCCGTTGTCTTGGCGGCCGGATGCATCGAATCCCCCCGCCTTTGGCTGAACTCGGAGCTGCCTTACAACGGATGGGTCGGAAGAGGATTGACCAATCATTGTTTCGACTGGGTCGGAGGCGTTTTCGATGAGAAGGATCTGATGAGCATAATGGGCTTGCCGGCAGTCTATCCCTATATGGGGCATACTTCCGGAGCCAGAGTCGATATTCCGGGCACCGGAATCTTTCAAGTCTCCTGTCTGAGTCCGGGATTGATGTCCTTCCTGACTTACGGCTTCAGTGAAGCGGGCTACGACGCCCTTAACCCGCCGGAACCGGGAGCTCCGTGGAATATTCACGGCCGGGTGGTCGGTCCACAGCTGAAAGAATTAATGCTGGACTATTCGCGCACGATGACCATGCTTCTCCTAACGGATGACGAAGTGCGCTACAGCAACAGAGTTGAGGTCGATCCATTGCTGAAGGACGAGAACGGCCCGATTCCACTCATTCACTACACCCCCAGCCCCAAAACGCTGCAAAGGCGCGATAAATTGGCCAGATACGCTGCCGAGACGCTGCAGGCGGCCGGAGCCAAGAAAATTATCCGTTCGGATTTGCCGTTTGCCTTTCTGCTGCATCTTGAAAGCACGATGCGCATGGGGTTCGTGGTAGATACGAACTGCGAAGCTTATCAAGTGAAGCGGCTTTTTATCGCCGACAACAGCGTGCATTTTAATGGAATCGGCGGCCCCAATCCGACCCTTACCACCCAGGCGCTGGCAACGCGGACAGCGGATATACTCGCCAATAAATATTTTGATCAACCCATTGTGACGGCATAA
- a CDS encoding gluconate 2-dehydrogenase subunit 3 family protein, with protein sequence MHPAKSYAAIADPQTVATFRALVAAIVPNTPALAVYGAEQTAGAVDLHVDEYMIWELDHTLALMFGIELTIFPLSAPTAMLLNSGAVQFLASGQAQYAPNSSLWGTSPFAALAAADRIRVLAMLEQLNFDLGAVPPPYRDDGGFVVFIIDYLNRGTMFGFYSEWSAYGTTRLNTPTRRRLEYFPIGWRQVGYPGVSLGYRALRGFMLTIVREGGESIIV encoded by the coding sequence ATGCATCCGGCAAAATCATACGCCGCAATCGCCGACCCACAAACCGTTGCAACATTTCGGGCACTTGTCGCAGCGATCGTCCCGAATACGCCGGCACTTGCCGTGTACGGAGCGGAACAAACGGCAGGCGCGGTAGATTTACACGTTGATGAGTATATGATTTGGGAGCTCGACCACACCCTTGCGCTTATGTTTGGCATTGAATTAACCATCTTCCCGCTGTCCGCTCCTACCGCCATGCTGCTGAACTCGGGCGCGGTTCAATTTCTGGCCTCGGGACAGGCGCAGTATGCTCCGAACTCTTCGCTGTGGGGGACCAGCCCCTTCGCAGCGCTTGCGGCAGCGGACCGGATTCGGGTGCTCGCGATGCTCGAGCAGCTCAACTTCGATCTTGGAGCAGTACCCCCTCCTTACAGGGACGACGGCGGATTTGTCGTTTTTATTATCGATTATCTGAACAGAGGGACGATGTTCGGTTTCTATTCGGAGTGGTCCGCATACGGGACGACACGGCTGAATACCCCAACCAGGCGGCGCCTGGAATATTTCCCGATCGGCTGGAGGCAGGTCGGGTATCCCGGCGTTTCTTTAGGTTATCGCGCTCTTCGCGGGTTTATGTTAACCATTGTACGAGAAGGAGGGGAATCCATAATTGTATGA
- a CDS encoding spore coat protein produces MPNNNVIANPQSNQLPQVKGPEMNDRDFLNDGLSTCKYLTDSLNVAVREASHDQLHADMLQILVETHHSARELYNMMFQNGWYKLEAEEQQKLQQAQQQFSGYSSQFPY; encoded by the coding sequence GTGCCGAACAATAATGTAATTGCGAACCCGCAGTCCAATCAATTGCCGCAAGTGAAGGGACCGGAGATGAATGACCGCGATTTCCTGAACGACGGTCTGAGCACATGCAAATACTTGACGGACAGCCTCAATGTCGCCGTGCGCGAAGCGAGCCACGATCAGCTTCACGCGGACATGCTTCAAATTCTGGTGGAAACGCACCATAGCGCCCGTGAGCTGTACAATATGATGTTCCAGAACGGCTGGTACAAGCTGGAAGCCGAGGAGCAGCAGAAGCTGCAGCAAGCGCAGCAGCAATTCAGCGGATATTCCTCGCAATTTCCTTATTAG
- a CDS encoding ferritin-like domain-containing protein, which produces MTTTTMTPPASQTQAQVPIPVPPRAITTKDLLYIKDALSWELLAFKKFHFFAQQIKNPQIKQALDKAGQMHQRHYQTLLTHLQVDNNAAMAGLPQQQQTKQQSQ; this is translated from the coding sequence ATGACAACGACAACAATGACACCTCCGGCTTCACAGACACAAGCACAGGTTCCGATTCCTGTTCCGCCGCGCGCCATTACAACGAAGGATCTGCTCTACATTAAAGATGCTTTGTCATGGGAATTACTGGCGTTCAAGAAGTTTCATTTCTTCGCGCAGCAGATCAAGAACCCTCAAATCAAGCAGGCGCTCGATAAGGCCGGCCAAATGCATCAGCGCCATTACCAAACACTGCTTACCCATCTTCAGGTCGACAATAATGCTGCCATGGCAGGGCTGCCTCAACAACAGCAGACCAAGCAGCAGTCACAGTAA
- a CDS encoding electron transfer flavoprotein subunit beta/FixA family protein, giving the protein MLHIVACIKQVPDTKIIKMNPKTNTMDRSSAPAILNPYDAHAVEEAVRLKNRYGGTVSVLTMGPPPAVKAIRKCIEIGADEGYMISDRAFAGADTLATSYALTKALDKISALKPVDLIICGKMTIDGDTGQVGPGIARRLDIPPLTSVKKIVEINREQGYAVIHRKLEDGYEVIQSTLPCLFSVEKDINEVPYSSMPNMLKAARYQPHIWSVSDLEDVDRTQLGLKGSPTIVSSVWAPQKPQGGQLLEGGPNDQVRQLLDILLAKKELFGAGEGSV; this is encoded by the coding sequence TTGCTGCACATTGTCGCCTGCATCAAACAGGTGCCGGATACGAAGATCATCAAGATGAATCCGAAGACCAACACGATGGACCGTTCAAGCGCACCGGCTATCCTGAATCCATATGACGCTCATGCGGTGGAAGAAGCTGTCCGGCTGAAGAACAGATACGGGGGTACTGTCTCTGTACTCACGATGGGGCCTCCGCCCGCCGTGAAGGCGATCCGAAAATGCATTGAAATCGGAGCGGACGAGGGGTATATGATCTCCGACCGGGCTTTCGCCGGGGCCGATACGCTTGCTACCAGCTATGCATTAACCAAAGCCCTGGACAAAATTTCCGCACTCAAACCGGTCGATCTCATTATTTGCGGCAAAATGACTATTGACGGCGACACCGGCCAGGTAGGGCCCGGTATTGCCAGACGCCTTGACATTCCGCCGCTAACCTCCGTCAAGAAGATCGTGGAGATAAACCGGGAACAGGGCTATGCCGTCATTCACCGCAAGCTCGAAGACGGCTACGAGGTCATTCAATCAACGCTTCCGTGTTTATTTTCCGTCGAGAAGGACATTAACGAAGTGCCGTACTCCTCCATGCCCAATATGCTGAAAGCGGCCCGCTATCAGCCGCATATCTGGTCCGTGAGCGACCTGGAGGACGTAGACCGCACCCAGCTTGGACTGAAAGGATCGCCAACGATCGTATCCTCGGTATGGGCACCGCAGAAGCCGCAAGGCGGACAGCTGCTGGAAGGCGGCCCGAATGATCAGGTTCGGCAGCTGCTGGATATTTTGCTTGCGAAGAAGGAGCTGTTCGGCGCAGGGGAGGGATCTGTATGA
- a CDS encoding electron transfer flavoprotein subunit alpha/FixB family protein, with protein MSFEDYRGVWVFMEVKDGQIAPVSLELLGAGRRLADKRGTELAGVLIGDRIRSLAATAFEYGADTAYVYDDPIFRQYRTETYMKALLACTQKYKPEIILYGATSTGKDLASAVATDLPTGLTADSTILDVEEDTGLLLASRPAFGGNIMATILCKKYRPQMATVRPKVMRALPAEPGRRGRLVEEAIPLREEDVRTKVLEIVRAATRNVRIDEADIIVAGGKGLGGPSGFQLVHQLADALGGAVGASRDVVEAGWIGHHHQVGQTGVTVTPKIYIAIGISGAIQHIVGMQNSGLIIAINKDPNALIFQSCHYGIVGDAFEIVPMLIEQFKNATGKEVEHVGEI; from the coding sequence ATGAGCTTCGAGGATTACCGCGGAGTCTGGGTGTTCATGGAAGTCAAAGACGGACAGATCGCCCCGGTTTCCCTTGAATTGTTGGGAGCGGGGAGGAGGCTGGCGGATAAGAGGGGAACAGAGCTGGCGGGGGTACTCATAGGCGACCGCATTCGGTCTTTGGCAGCCACCGCCTTCGAGTACGGAGCCGACACCGCATATGTGTACGACGACCCGATATTCAGGCAGTATCGTACGGAAACATACATGAAAGCGCTGCTCGCGTGCACGCAGAAATATAAACCGGAAATTATTTTATACGGCGCGACTTCGACGGGAAAGGATTTGGCCAGTGCCGTTGCGACGGATCTTCCGACAGGTTTGACCGCGGACTCCACGATTCTCGATGTTGAAGAGGATACCGGCCTGCTGCTGGCCAGCCGGCCTGCTTTCGGCGGCAATATTATGGCGACGATCCTCTGCAAGAAGTACCGTCCGCAGATGGCGACGGTGCGTCCGAAGGTAATGAGGGCACTCCCTGCCGAGCCGGGCCGCCGGGGAAGGCTGGTAGAAGAAGCTATTCCACTGCGGGAGGAGGACGTTCGTACCAAAGTTCTTGAAATCGTCCGTGCAGCGACCCGGAACGTGAGGATCGATGAAGCGGATATCATCGTTGCCGGCGGGAAGGGGCTTGGCGGACCAAGCGGATTTCAGCTGGTCCATCAGCTGGCAGATGCTTTGGGAGGAGCAGTCGGCGCGAGCCGCGATGTCGTGGAGGCGGGCTGGATCGGCCATCATCACCAGGTAGGGCAAACCGGTGTTACGGTGACCCCGAAAATCTACATTGCGATCGGAATTTCAGGCGCCATTCAGCATATTGTAGGCATGCAGAATTCAGGATTGATCATAGCGATTAATAAAGATCCGAATGCGCTTATATTCCAGTCCTGCCATTACGGAATAGTGGGAGATGCTTTTGAGATCGTGCCCATGCTGATCGAACAATTCAAGAATGCCACTGGAAAGGAAGTAGAGCATGTCGGAGAAATTTGA
- a CDS encoding FAD-dependent oxidoreductase, producing MSEKFECIVVGAGPAGIACAYELAKAGVKVLLLERGEYPGSKNVMGGVLYRQMMEEVIPEFYKEAPLERPIVEQRFMMLDRESAVTFGYKGLEWAREPYNNFTVLRAKFDQWFAQKAVEQGALLVNETVVLECIVEDGKVIGVRTDRPDGQLYADVVVLADGVNSLLAKSLGFHKEFKPDEVALATMEILKLDKKIIEDRFNLEEGQGCTIELFGDATKGILGTGFLYTNKDTLSIGVGTLLSGLIKHKIKPHQLLDYVKNHPMVRPYLQGSEQQEYLAHLIPEGGYHSMPKVVGPGVLVVGDAAQLVNAIHREGSNMAMTSGRIAAETIVMAKQAGDFSENMLNHYRQRLMGSFVGQDLKKYKDATHHFDKFPQYFDQYIPMVNRAASQMFTVDGTSKREKQKKIWREIGSAKQKIRMARDMYRAWKVMK from the coding sequence ATGTCGGAGAAATTTGAGTGTATCGTCGTCGGAGCGGGGCCCGCTGGAATCGCCTGCGCGTACGAGCTGGCCAAGGCGGGAGTAAAAGTGCTGCTTCTTGAGCGGGGCGAGTATCCGGGGTCCAAGAATGTGATGGGGGGCGTCCTCTACAGGCAAATGATGGAGGAAGTCATTCCGGAATTTTATAAAGAGGCGCCCCTCGAGCGCCCGATCGTCGAGCAGCGGTTTATGATGCTTGACCGGGAATCGGCCGTTACGTTCGGCTATAAAGGACTGGAGTGGGCGCGCGAGCCCTATAACAATTTTACCGTGCTGCGCGCCAAATTCGATCAATGGTTCGCCCAGAAGGCGGTAGAGCAGGGCGCTCTTCTCGTGAACGAGACGGTGGTCCTGGAATGTATCGTAGAGGATGGTAAAGTGATCGGTGTCCGCACGGATCGCCCTGATGGACAGCTGTATGCCGATGTTGTCGTACTGGCCGATGGAGTAAATTCGCTGCTCGCGAAGTCGCTTGGTTTTCATAAAGAATTCAAGCCGGATGAGGTCGCTCTGGCGACGATGGAAATTTTGAAGCTGGATAAGAAAATCATCGAGGACCGCTTCAACCTTGAGGAAGGTCAAGGTTGTACGATCGAGCTGTTCGGCGATGCGACCAAAGGGATACTCGGCACGGGCTTTCTGTATACCAACAAAGATACGCTGAGCATAGGCGTCGGCACGTTACTGTCCGGCTTGATCAAGCATAAAATAAAGCCCCACCAGCTGCTGGACTACGTGAAAAACCATCCGATGGTGCGTCCTTACCTTCAGGGCAGCGAGCAGCAGGAATATCTGGCGCATCTCATCCCTGAAGGCGGCTATCATTCCATGCCCAAGGTCGTCGGTCCGGGCGTTCTGGTCGTAGGCGATGCCGCGCAGCTTGTGAACGCGATCCACAGGGAAGGCTCCAACATGGCGATGACCTCAGGACGTATTGCCGCGGAAACGATTGTGATGGCGAAGCAGGCAGGCGACTTCTCGGAGAATATGTTAAACCATTACCGGCAGCGGCTAATGGGGAGCTTTGTCGGGCAGGATCTGAAGAAATATAAGGATGCGACCCACCATTTTGACAAATTCCCTCAGTACTTTGACCAGTACATTCCGATGGTGAACCGCGCGGCCAGCCAAATGTTTACGGTAGACGGGACCTCCAAGAGAGAGAAGCAGAAGAAAATTTGGCGCGAAATCGGATCAGCCAAACAGAAGATCAGAATGGCCCGCGATATGTACAGGGCTTGGAAGGTGATGAAGTAA
- a CDS encoding ferredoxin family protein, whose product MSDMKAQSIEEKQYLVRFNADTQSHLHVLDADVCLEKCPDKICTIFCPAEVYKWEEIRMHVGYEGCHECGSCRIGCPHQNIKWEYPKGGHGIVFRLG is encoded by the coding sequence ATGAGCGATATGAAAGCGCAATCAATCGAAGAGAAGCAGTACCTTGTCCGCTTTAACGCGGATACGCAGTCTCATCTTCATGTGCTCGATGCCGATGTTTGTTTAGAGAAATGCCCTGATAAAATATGCACCATTTTCTGCCCGGCGGAAGTGTACAAATGGGAGGAGATCCGCATGCACGTCGGCTATGAGGGCTGCCATGAGTGCGGAAGCTGCCGTATCGGCTGCCCTCATCAGAATATCAAATGGGAATACCCGAAAGGCGGGCACGGAATCGTCTTCAGACTGGGGTGA